A stretch of the Uranotaenia lowii strain MFRU-FL chromosome 3, ASM2978415v1, whole genome shotgun sequence genome encodes the following:
- the LOC129753645 gene encoding dynein axonemal heavy chain 5-like: MGRILYDIGDDDTPKVKDEACSPEHLNRLYVFALAWGIGAYLNSADRLLLDTHIRKNYRNLDFPNAEEKPGATMFDYFVSPTGGWQLWKSLVTPYVYPEYSTPDYLSILIPIVDNVRIDYLINVIVKQEKAVLLIGEQGTAKTVMMKSFMKKLNCETHMGRSFNFSSATSPYHFQKTIESYVEKRMGNMFGPNGGRKLLVFIDDINMPQINEWGDQITNEIVRQTMDMRGFYNLEKPGEFTNIVDVQFAGAMGLPGGGRSDIPVRLKRQFSVFNCNIPDNTSIDTIFRTLGEGHYNVKRGFSLEVRKLVKRLVPLTRTLWQRTREQLLPTPAKFHYIFSLRDLSRIWQGMIGTLSTVITSEAVLILLWKNECTRVFADRFVSMSDTEWFLEEMLKVLESDLGPEYREMAGSSPVFVDFMRDAPEPTGEEGEETDMELPKVYEPVTDFSILRDRLKMFLLQFNEMIRGTGMDLVFFPDAMLHLVKISRIIRHPRGNVMLVGVGGSGKQSLTKLASFIAGYKTFQISLTRSYNVANFLEDLKLLYRSCGVQGKGTTFLFTDMDVKEESFLEYLNNILSSGVISNLFNRDEQTEIVSELTPTMKRENQKKNVTQETVMEYFLQRVCHHLHVVFCFSPVGETFRRRIMRFPALVSGCTVDWFQPWPKDALVAVARHFLADFSIECTPEVKEELVNALGTIQDVVSITSTEYYQRFRRATHVTPKSYLNFIAGYKNIYTQKYKELCDGAEKMDTGLEKLAEASESVEILKLDLAVMEKDLVEASAKAERVLVEVTERAMQAEVFKNQVQIVKEKAEALVENIAAEKGLAEEKLEAAKPALEEAEAALNTIKPAHIATVRKLGRPPHLIMRIMDCVLIMFQRKLHPVIADTSAPSPKPSWQESLKMMASTTFLLQLQNYPKDTINEEMIEHLQPYFRMEDYNMDTARRVCGDVAGLLSWTKAMAFFHGVNKEVLPLKANLMLQEARLKIAMDDLAAAENQLAEREAALQKVKDQYDAAVSEKQRLTDAANSCLRKMNAATALINGLGGEKARWTQQSKEFKIQLGKLVGDVLLATGFLSYCGPYNQEFRGSLFKTWMNILKTRAIPYTSGLSIIGMLTDSATISEWNLQGLPNDELSIQNALIVTKSTSYPLLMDPQSQGKIWIKCKEDQNELQITSLNHKYFRTHLEDSLSLGRPLLIEDVGIELDPVIDNVLEKNFIKSGSIEKVLVGDKECDVMPGFMLYITTKLPNPAFSPEISSKTSIIDFTVTMRGLEDQLLGRVILMEKADLESERVQLFESVMRNQRSMKELEANLLLRLTSTEGSLVDDEALIEVLQETKTTAEDVNQKLKIAEVTEKKIMIAREEFRAVAARGSILYFLIVEMSNVNAMYQNSLKQFLIIFDNSITKSTKSNVTEERINIILKYLTYEVWAFTSRSLYERHKMLFTLMLAIKIDYQKGTISHDEFMAFVKGGASLDLNGVAPKPFRWILDITWLNLVEISKLKVFQGLLKKIEYNERDWRVWYETERPEMEVIPCEYEHELDVFRKLLLIRSWSPDRTISQAKRYIEISLGKEYSEMHILDLELTWMESEPRTPLVCILSIGSDPTVQIAALAKSKGIPLKTVSMGQGQEYHARKMMSDCMGAGGWLLLQNVHLSLTFCNEIIDILIETEHVADSFRLWVTTETHQQFPIGLLQMAIKFTNEPPQGIRASLKRSYLTYTQDYLDYTSAPQWPPLLYTVAFLHCVVQERRKFGPLGWNIPYEFNAADFSASVQFIQNHLDEMDPKKGVSWQTLCYMLGEVMYGGRVTDDFDKRLLTTFTQVWFSEHLLTPSFEFYKGYRVPNSRNIQTYIDYINQLPMTDTPEVFGLHPNADITYQINTAKGILDTILSVQPKEGGGGGGESREAVVCQLANDMLRKLPQQYVAFEVKESLNRMGALLPMNIFLRQEIDRIQRVINTVHTNLCDLKLAIDGTIVMSSYLRQSLNAMYDARIPEKWQKVNPIPVTIF; this comes from the exons atgggacgtatcttgt aTGACATCGGCGATGATGACACACCGAAGGTGAAGGACGAGGCATGTTCTCCGGAGCACTTGAATCGTCTGTACGTCTTCGCGTTGGCGTGGGGTATTGGGGCGTACCTCAACTCGGCGGACCGTCTCCTGCTGGATACACATATCAGAAAGAACTATCGCAACCTGGATTTTCCGAACGCCGAAGAGAAGCCAGGTGCGACGATGTTCGATTACTTTGTGTCACCGACGGGCGGTTGGCAGTTGTGGAAGTCTCTAGTAACGCCCTACGTCTATCCGGAGTACTCGACTCCGGACTATTTGAGTATATTGATTCCGATCGTAGACAACGTTCGGATCGATTATCTGATCAATGTGATCGTGAAGCAGGAGAAGGCCGTGCTGCTGATCGGAGAGCAGGGCACAGCCAAGACGGTGATGATGAAGAGCTTCATGAAGAAGCTCAACTGCGAAACCCATATGGGAAGATCGTTCAACTTTTCGTCGGCTACTAGTCCGTACCACTTTCAGAAAACGATCGAGAGTTACGTGGAGAAACGGATGGGTAATATGTTTGGGCCAAATGGAGGCCGTAAGTTGTTGGTATTCATCGACGATATAAATATGCCCCAGATCAACGAGTGGGGTGATCAGATCACCAATGAAATTGTGCGTCAAACGATGGACATGAGAGGATTCTATAACTTGGAGAAACCGGGCGAATTTACCAACATTGTGGACGTGCAGTTTGCGGGAGCCATGGGTTTGCCCGGAGGCGGTCGTAGTGATATACCAGTTCGTTTGAAAAGACAATTTAGCGTATTTAACTGCAATATTCCTGACAATACGTCGATAGATACGATCTTCAGAACACTCGGCGAAGGACACTACAATGTGAAGCGTGGCTTTTCGCTGGAGGTGCGCAAACTTGTCAAGAGACTCGTTCCTTTGACACGCACGCTCTGGCAACGCACGAGAGAACAATTACTGCCGACGCCTGCAAAATTCCACTACATTTTCAGCTTGCGGGATCTCTCGCGTATCTGGCAAGGCATGATTGGTACACTGTCGACAGTGATAACCTCGGAAGCGGTCCTGATACTGCTGTGGAAGAACGAATGCACCCGAGTGTTTGCAGATCGATTTGTGTCAATGTCGGACACGGAATGGTTCCTGGAGGAAATGCTCAAAGTACTGGAATCCGATCTAGGGCCGGAGTATCGGGAGATGGCAGGATCGAGTCCGGTGTTTGTAGATTTTATGCGGGATGCTCCCGAACCGACGGGGGAGGAAGGCGAGGAAACCGACATGGAGTTGCCGAAAGTCTACGAACCGGTAACGGACTTTAGCATCCTGCGTGAtagattgaaaatgtttttgctccAGTTCAATGAAATGATACGCGGAACCGGAATGGATCTGGTATTTTTCCCGGACGCGATGCTTCATCTGGTGAAGATATCCCGAATTATTCGCCATCCACGAGGCAACGTGATGCTGGTCGGTGTGGGCGGTTCCGGCAAACAATCCCTGACGAAGCTTGCATCCTTTATCGCCGGCTACAAGACGTTCCAGATCAGTTTAACGCGCTCCTACAACGTAGCAAACTTCCTTGAAGACTTGAAGCTCTTGTACCGATCTTGCGGTGTGCAGGGCAAAGGAACGACTTTTCTTTTTACCGACATGGACGTAAAAGAGGAAAGTTTCCTCGAGTATCTGAACAATATCCTGTCCTCGGGGGTCATCTCGAACCTCTTCAACCGCGACGAACAGACGGAGATCGTCTCCGAACTTACCCCAACGATGAAGCGGGAGAACCAGAAGAAGAACGTGACACAAGAGACAGTAATGGAATACTTTCTACAAAGGGTTTGTCACCATCTTCATGTGGTATTTTGCTTCTCACCCGTTGGCGAAACCTTCCGGCGCAGAATTATGCGGTTCCCGGCCTTGGTATCCGGCTGCACTGTGGACTGGTTCCAGCCGTGGCCGAAAGATGCGTTGGTTGCTGTAGCCCGACATTTCCTGGCTGACTTCTCGATAGAATGTACACCAGAAGTGAAGGAAGAACTGGTGAATGCACTAGGAACCATACAAGATGTCGTGTCGATCACCTCCACCGAGTACTATCAACGCTTTCGACGTGCTACACATGTAACGCCTAAGTCCTACTTGAACTTCATTGCCGGGTATAAGAACATCTATACCCAAAAGTACAAGGAGTTGTGCGACGGAGCGGAGAAGATGGACACTGGTCTGGAAAAGCTAGCCGAAGCGTCCGAATCGGTTGAAATTCTGAAGTTGGATCTTGCTGTTATGGAGAAAGACCTTGTCGAAGCCTCGGCAAAAGCGGAACGAGTGCTGGTCGAAGTAACGGAACGTGCGATGCAAGCAGAAGTCTTCAAAAATCAGGTGCAAATTGTGAAGGAGAAAGCCGAAGCTCTGGTAGAAAACATTGCCGCCGAAAAGGGACTTGCCGAGGAGAAACTGGAAGCAGCGAAACCAGCACTGGAGGAAGCAGAAGCTGCCCTCAACACCATCAAGCCCGCCCACATTGCGACCGTGCGGAAGCTAGGCCGACCGCCACATCTCATCATGCGAATTATGGACTGCGTGCTTATCATGTTTCAGCGGAAGCTGCATCCGGTAATTGCTGACACCAGCGCGCCTTCTCCGAAACCCTCCTGGCAGGAATCGTTGAAGATGATGGCTAGTACGACATTCTTGCTGCAGCTACAAAACTATCCGAAGGATACGATCAACGAGGAGATGATCGAACACCTGCAGCCCTACTTCCGTATGGAAGACTACAACATGGACACAGCCAGAAGAGTGTGTGGCGACGTCGCGGGATTGCTATCCTGGACCAAAGCCATGGCGTTCTTCCATGGGGTGAACAAAGAAGTGCTGCCGTTGAAGGCCAATTTGATGTTGCAGGAAGCTCGGCTGAAAATTGCCATGGATGACCTGGCAGCGGCTGAGAATCAACTGGCAGAGCGCGAGGCGGCTCTCCAGAAGGTCAAGGATCAGTACGATGCCGCAGTGTCGGAGAAACAGCGATTGACGGATGCCGCTAACAGTTGCTTGAGAAAGATGAACGCAGCCACGGCCTTGATCAATGGATTGGGTGGCGAGAAAGCTCGCTGGACGCAGCAGAGCAAGGAGTTCAAGATCCAACTTGGCAAACTGGTGGGCGACGTCCTGCTGGCCACTGGATTCCTATCGTATTGCGGCCCCTACAACCAAGAATTTCGAGGATCCTTGTTCAAGACGTGGATGAACATCTTGAAAACCCGAGCCATACCGTATACGTCAGGACTCAGTATTATTGGGATGTTGACAGATTCGGCAACGATTTCAGAGTGGAACCTGCAGGGACTCCCGAACGACGAGCTATCCATCCAAAATGCGCTGATTGTGACAAAGTCAACTAGCTATCCATTGCTGATGGATCCCCAAAGCCAAGGAAAGATTTGGATAAAGTGCAAGGAAGATCAAAATGAGCTGCAGATAACTTCGTTGAATCACAAATACTTTAGGACTCATCTCGAGGATAGCTTGTCGTTGGGACGGCCGCTGCTCATTGAAGATGTAGGAATCGAACTGGATCCGGTAATCGATAATGTGTTggagaaaaatttcatcaaatccgGTTCGATCGAGAAGGTTCTAGTTGGTGACAAGGAGTGCGACGTGATGCCCGGTTTTATGCTGTATATCACTACGAAGTTGCCCAATCCCGCCTTTAGCCCGGAGATAAGTTCGAAGACCTCGATCATTGATTTTACCGTGACGATGCGTGGTCTGGAGGATCAACTGCTTGGTCGAGTGATACTGATGGAGAAGGCTGATTTGGAGTCGGAGCGAGTGCAGTTGTTTGAGAGCGTCATGCGGAATCAAAGAAGTATGAAGGAGCTGGAGGCTAATTTGTTGTTGCGTCTGACTTCCACCGAAGGATCCCTGGTGGATGATGAGGCGCTGATCGAGGTGCTGCAGGAGACAAAGACGACCGCAGAAGACGTTAACCAGAAGCTGAAGATTGCGGAAGTAACCGAAAAGAAGATCATGATCGCTCGGGAGGAGTTCCGAGCTGTTGCTGCCCGAGGATCTATATTGTATTTCTTGATTGTTGAAATGTCCAATGTTAATGCTATGTaccaaaattctttgaaacaatttttgattATATTCGATAACTCTATAACTAAATCCACTAAAAGTAACGTTACGGAAGAACGTATAAACATAATCCTTAAATATCTAACCTATGAAGTGTGGGCGTTTACAAGCCGTAGTTTGTACGAGAGACACAAGATGTTGTTTACGCTGATGTTGGCGATCAAAATAGATTATCAGAAAGGTACGATCAGCCACGACGAGTTTATGGCATTTGTTAAAGGGGGCGCATCGCTGGATTTGAATGGAGTGGCGCCGAAACCTTTCCGTTGGATTTTGGACATCACCTGGTTGAACTTGGTAGAAATTAGTAAGTTGAAGGTGTTCCAGGGGCTGTTGAAGAAGATTGAGTACAACGAAAGAGATTGGCGCGTGTGGTACGAAACTGAACGCCCGGAGATGGAAGTTATCCCGTGTGAGTACGAGCACGAGTTGGACGTCTTCCGGAAGCTGCTGTTGATCAGATCTTGGAGCCCCGATCGTACCATTTCGCAGGCCAAACGCTACATCGAAATCTCACTCGGCAAAGAGTACAGTGAGATGCACATCCTGGACCTGGAGCTGACCTGGATGGAATCGGAACCGCGAACCCCACTCGTTTGTATCCTCTCGATTGGTTCCGATCCGACCGTCCAGATTGCGGCGCTGGCCAAATCGAAAGGGATTCCCTTGAAAACGGTCTCCATGGGACAAGGTCAAGAATATCATGCAAGAAAAATGATGAGCGATTGCATGGGCGCAGGTGGTTGGCTGCTGTTGCAGAATGTACATTTATCATTAACGTTCTGTAACGAAATCATAGATATACTTATTGAAACAGAGCACGTGGCGGACTCGTTCCGTCTTTGGGTGACCACCGAAACACACCAGCAATTTCCTATCGGATTACTTCAGATGGCGATCAAGTTCACGAATGAGCCGCCTCAAGGAATCCGTGCCAGCTTGAAGCGTAGCTATCTCACCTACACCCAGGACTATCTGGACTACACTTCGGCGCCACAGTGGCCCCCACTTCTCTACACCGTAGCGTTTTTGCACTGCGTCGTTCAAGAGCGGCGCAAGTTTGGACCCCTAGGCTGGAACATTCCGTACGAATTCAACGCGGCAGATTTCTCTGCCAGTGTCCAGTTTATCCAAAACCACCTGGACGAAATGGACCCCAAGAAGGGTGTCTCCTGGCAAACCCTTTGCTACATGCTGGGAGAGGTTATGTACGGTGGTCGAGTAACGGACGACTTTGACAAGCGTCTCTTGACCACCTTTACCCAGGTTTGGTTCTCAGAACACCTTCTGACCCCAAGTTTCGAGTTCTACAAAGGTTACCGGGTCCCAAATTCCCGAAACATTCAAACCTACATCGATTACATCAACCAGCTGCCGATGACGGACACGCCGGAAGTGTTTGGCCTTCATCCGAACGCGGACATCACCTACCAGATCAACACCGCAAAAGGTATCCTGGACACCATCCTGAGTGTCCAACCGAAGGAAGGAGGAGGTGGAGGAGGCGAAAGTCGAGAGGCCGTTGTCTGTCAACTGGCGAACGACATGCTTCGAAAACTACCGCAACAGTACGTGGCCTTCGAGGTCAAGGAATCGCTGAACCGGATGGGCGCTCTGCTACCGATGAATATTTTCCTCAG ACAGGAAATCGACCGGATTCAGCGGGTCATCAATACGGTCCATACGAATCTGTGCGACCTGAAGCTGGCCATCGACGGGACGATCGTGATGAGCAGCTACCTGAGGCAATCGCTCAATGCCATGTACGACGCCCGGATCCCGGAAAAGTGGCAGAAGGTGAATCCAATTCCGGTTACAATCTTCTAG